GATGGGACGTAACGGCATGGGCAAGACCACGCTCCTCAAATGCATCATGGGACTGCAGCCGGTGACCTCCGGCAGGATCGTGTTCGATGGAACTGATCTGGTGAAGTATCCCGCCGAAGAGCGCGCCCGGCTCGGCATCGGCTATGTGCCCCAGGGGCGTGAGATCTTTTCGCACCTGACCGTGGAAGAAAATCTCCGTGTCGGCCTGGGTATCCGCAAAAACGGAGCCCGCTCGATTCCCGATCGCATCTTCGAACTGTTTCCCGTCCTGAAACAAATGCTCCGCCGTCGCGGCGGCGATCTCTCGGGCGGACAGCAGCAGCAACTCGCGATCGGCCGCGCTCTCGTCCTCGAACCGAAGCTGCTGATCCTCG
The Terriglobia bacterium DNA segment above includes these coding regions:
- the urtE gene encoding urea ABC transporter ATP-binding subunit UrtE, with protein sequence MLSVTGLNQFYGGSHTLWDVDLSVTPGSRTCVMGRNGMGKTTLLKCIMGLQPVTSGRIVFDGTDLVKYPAEERARLGIGYVPQGREIFSHLTVEENLRVGLGIRKNGARSIPDRIFELFPVLKQMLRRRGGDLSGGQQQQLAIGRALVLEPKLLILDEPTEGIQPNIVHEIGDLVLRLNNEIGLTVLLVEQKLPFARRVASEFCILDKGRSVAGGPIADLTDQFVRAHLSV